The Dioscorea cayenensis subsp. rotundata cultivar TDr96_F1 chromosome 16, TDr96_F1_v2_PseudoChromosome.rev07_lg8_w22 25.fasta, whole genome shotgun sequence sequence GGAAGTATGTATACAATTTTGAGGATGTTTGACAATGCTTTGCTGGTATATGAAAGAGGCcttaaaattattgaaaaggAGTGTGGTAAGTGCCTTTATTTTACTACTGGTAAACAAGATTGCAGGCACATAGATATTGCATGCTGACACATGTGGTTGAACCTCCAACAACAGACAACCATTATAGCAATGTTTCCACTAATTGGATTGGATATATTTGATTTACTGCATGATTTATTCAGAAAATTTGGACTTGTTGTCTCAATATTCTgcagaattgaaaagaaatgtGGTAGGTTCCTTTATTTTATAGTGGAAGGCAGGCTTTCTGGCATATAGATATTGCATTCTGACTGTAAAAATTCTAATAACAATCAACCATTACAGCTATTTTTCTACTTACTGGATAAAATATGTTTGATTCACTGTataatttattatgaaaattttgacttgcttttaagTCTAGGAATCTGCATATGTGATCTACACAGATAAACATGCGGTAGCTTTTGTGCTGAATGGCAAATAGTCATGTgtaattgaatatttattttattttatttatttatctcttttgaaATATTGAAAGACTTGCAGATCATGATGACCGTAGTTTATACAACTGAATGTAttctttccatgtcatcaataattgtgataattagatgttttttgtttattgagggTCAAATGATTACCTGAATGCAAACTTAAAGTCCTTTTTTGGGAGACAAAGTTGGCCTAGTATGTGACACCTCAAACAGATAAATAGAATGAGACCCTAGTGGTATATtactttttaagtttttttttttaaatataaaaaaatcatggaaAAAAAAGACTTCAAACAACTTCTATATGCATTAGAGCACAACGTTTTAATAAATGTAAAGAAACAATGGTTGTGTTAGTTATGCtaatgttgtatttttgttatttatcacTTCGATCAAGTTGTTGTAAATGCTATTACAAcaacatgaagaaaagaaaaaggcaagTAAAGTTTATATTTGCATTTGATAATACATATCCTGTCACCTACTTGTGAACACAGGAAACAAGAGTCGTTTCCTCATCACACCACTATTGGGTATGGCTAAAACTTCAATTTTAATTGGAAGGCCCAGTAAGGCAATCACTATTTATCAGCGTTCAGTTGATATCTTGGAACTGGTTAGAGGACCAGATAGTGAGGAACTTGTGATACCGTTGTTTTCCCTTGGCAATATTTTTATCAGCGAAGGAAGGGCAGCAGATGCTGAATCTTGCTTTAGCAGGTGATATGATCGTCAAAATTAATCTCACATTATTATTGAGTCTTCATTTGTATCATATGAATACTAATAAATTTCTACATGTAGTATTGtggttttattaattaatgattctGGGTGTTATGCATTtatcatttcttaaaaaaaagaagaaatattcaAAACCCAAACCATTGCTTTCTACAGCTACTCAGGTTAAGGATATTAGAATAACTAATAGTTATACATCATTTAAGTTAGTAAATATGGATATCAATATATAAATCCATGTCTCTCATCCTATTTAAGTTTGAGATTTTGGGTTGAATCGAGTTCatataatatgtttggtttataTCTAGCATTGTACCTATGCTTGTTTAATTAGTTTACTTACAATGTGGCTAGCTAAAAGTAACGTAACAAGTATTGATTGTACCAAAGCATTGAGGGGACATAGCTAATAGTCCCACATTggttaaattattaaatatggaTCTAAATATATAAGTCTAGGTCTCTCATcctacatgctttcattttTGGGTTAAATCGAGCCTAGATGGTAAGTTTGGTTTATATCTCTAGCTGTCAAAGAAGAAGGCATCTACATGGAACTCGAAGATTCAATGTAAGACAAATTTAAGGATTTTGTTCCTAAGAGTTAGAAGTGGTTTAAACTTTAAACAACTTTTTGACTGTTGAAGTTTGAAACTGTTCTCTCTGTACAACTTAGCATAGCTCTTTGATGAGTAGGACTACATTATGATTATGTGGTCTCATGTGAAATACTCAACCTGCATGGCATCCATTGGGCCTATTTTTGATGGCTGTTTTGACTTGATTAGATGACATCATAGATAGCTTTTATGGTTTGTGatagaaacaaaatttcagcCGTGACATTTGTTAATGAGCTTACTTTATCATTGCACAATTTGATTACTTTTGCTTGATGCCCTAGCTATTGTATTTGTTAACGAGCTTATTTTATCCTTGCGTAATTTGATTGTTTCTGCTTGATTTTATGGGTGATGAGTCTTGTTCTGTTTAACTACTAAATTAATCACTTTGACCTAAACCCTTGACTTAATGGGCATCTCGGCTTTTCCCTCTAGGGGATGACCTTGCTCTCACCACGAGTATGTTTTTTCTTGCACCCTTAAAATCTGCCTTcctttttgttaaataatttggTCCTTTAtggttttaaaattaatgacaggaattatatatgcatatattattgTATCGTAAGTTAAATGCTCCTATGCcacttcttttgttcttttcaaTATGCTATGTCAGCAATAATCATATGGGCGAATACATGGATATATATGCTACTAAAGTGAGTTCACTTGATAGTATGCTCTACAGAAATGGTAAAAGGGTTCGACGTTTTCTAAATGCTTCATGAAAGACCCCTAATTCTGGTGTGTGGATTTCCTTCTTTATCTAAAAAAAGGCGTTGTAtaagtaaacaaataaaatttgtgATACAAATTATTGAGTATTATGCTTAATCTAACTGTgaatttttcttcttggttttctCCTTCAGCTTTAGTTATGTGTTGAATTTATGTATGTAAGCATCGAGTATATGGCATCTCTTTCCTTTGCTTTGCTTATTAAGGTGAATTTTTCATATCTTTTATTTGGTCCTTTTCAGGCTTTAGCTTGTATTGTAACATCTTTAACTTGTTTATCCtccatttgtattttttatgttgCATGATTTTTCAGAACAAAGTTTTGACAATGGCTTTATGTTTATCATACTAtcgattgaaatttttttgttaaagtgCACTTGCATTGGCGAGAGATTTTGAATTTTCCAGTGTATActgaaacaaaaatcaaaattgtcggttaatttcaattaaaatcttCATACCTTTTCTGTTATAATAAGATCTGTCTAGAAGATTGCTCTACATTCACCAGCTATTAGAACCACATTTGCTTATTTGTGGTAGTATGTGCTATAATATTGGACGTTTGTCAtgcatgaaattttaaaatttcacgTTAGTGATACATTATAGGTTTATGTGTTTTGTATTGTCTTGCATGTTCTTATGCTTTACTTGATTCAATTGTTATTTCCTTTTCTATTTCAAGGATATTAAACATATATGAAATAGCCTATGGAGAAAACGATGGAAGGGTTGGTGTGGCTTTGTGTTCTTTGGCTCATGCTAAGTGTGCAAAAGGTGAAATATTTTACTTCAAATTTTACTTATGAGCACACGCGCGCGCACGCACACACATACACGCTCATGTATAATTGCAATATTTGGCGTATCATCTATAATGCCTACAAATGCATTCCATTTTCAGGAAATTTGGATGAAGCTATTTGTTTGTACAAGAAGGGTCTTCAAGTCATTAAGGACACAAACTATGTGGATTTAGATGATGATATTCTTGAAAATTTAAGGATAGATTTGGCAGAGTTGCTACACCTAAGTGGAAGGTAAATTTTGCATTCCAGTCATGCAATTTCACTTCATTCTTGGCTCTTCTTTATTTGAAGCTGTGTGTGTTTTCACTTAATGCAAATATCTCTTCTTGTGCTAGTCTCTTCGCATAATCCTTCTTCCTTCCTTATCCCCTAGTTGAAAGAAAGGAGCAAAAGTCATTTATTGAGACACTAATCCTACTATCAAAAGGAGAACATAGGTACTAGCAAACAATACAGTAAAAACAGTAATGGTAAAACATCAACAGTAAAAGCATgactaaaagaaagaaacaaaaacatgtctgttaacactccccctcaagatGGAGCATATATGTCTAACATGCCAGCTTAGCTTAGGCAATGCAGAAACTGTGGACGTGCCAAGGCCTTGGTAGACATGTTTGCCATTTGGTTGCGGAAGAGATTGCATGGGTAGTGCTATGTTCCTTTTGTATCATATCCGTAGTGTAGAGACAATTTAGTCCAACATGCTTTCTTCGCTTATGGAACACTAGGTGGTTCGCAATAAATATTGCAGCTCTATTATCAcactcaaggtttttaaaaacccaaggtGGGTTTCGAGGCGCTTCTCAACCGTGAGGCGAGGCGTAAGCCACGAAGCGTTTTGATGCGTAAGCCTCATTTTGGAAAAACAACAATATTGTCTACCAAATACAAagtaacaaatatattatttttatttataaaataaataattttttgaaacttattaaaatatattatttttatttacaaaataaatatttttcaaacttatcttatctgattaaaatatattatttttatctataaaataaatattttttttttcaaaaattaaaattataacttatcttatttatagtttatcttgataatttttgtcatttttacataatctttagattaaaaaattaaattggtaaGTACTACATGCAAAACCATAGGTGTTGATAGGTGtcgatgagtttttttttattgaattttacatgtataagtttttattaatgaaagtacatacatataaatatttttatttgctttataatgatattacaaaatttgatttttgcgcACTTAGGCGGTGCGCCTCAGTGCATACGCTTTTTTCagtgaggcttaagcctcaatTCCATTCTCATAGGCGTGCACCTTGAGGCTTTGCCCTTGCGCCCTGCCTTGAGGCGCGCCTCAAGGCGCACGCCTCACACGATTTTAAAAACCATGATCACACTTCATTACCATGGGATATCTAATTGGAACATTCAGATCCAACAAAACCGATTTTACCCACATAAGCTTAGTTGTAGTCTGAGCCATTGCTCTGTACTCGGATTTTGCACTAGATCTGGATACAACTTGCTGTTTCTAACTTTTCTATGCAACATGCAACCAAATTTCCACCAACAAAGTTACAAAATCCAGTGTTAGAGTTTTTGTCTGCTTTGTTCCATGCATAGTCTGCATCTAAGTAGGCGAGTACATCTAAAAACTCTTCTTTTCGAAACTGAAGACCTCTGCTTGGTGGAAATTAAAGATATCTAAGCACCATCATCGCAGGATCCCAATGGGCCTTGTAGGCCTTTTTATGAACTGACTTATCTTTCCTACAACCAGAGATGTCTGGTCTAGTAATTGTGACATTTAGGAGCTTTCCCACAAGAGCACGATATTGCCTAGCATCAATAAGATCAGTAGACTTCTCATtcaggtgaaccttgggatccATTGGAATTGATGTTGGCTTAGCTTCTAGAATTCCAGTTTCACGCAACAAATCTAGTACATACTTCTTTTGTGAAAGAACAACACCCTTCTTAATCTTAGCAACTTCTATGCCAAGAAAGTAATGAAGTGGGCCCAAGTCCTTAGTTACTAAAGTCTTCTGCAAGTGTTGCTTAGTCTCCTGGATTTCTTGTACATTATCACTCGACAAGATAATACCATCCACATACATAATCATAACAATACCCTTCAGTCTTTCTTACAAAGGATGAGTGATCTGGGTTCTCCTCTAAGTACCTTATCTTCTTGTAATGCGGGCATTGCGCTTTGCCACGTCCAGCAAATCCGTGACTTTGTCTACGTCCGTGAGAAGGAGCTCCCCTACCTCGTCCATATGAGACCCGCCATACNNNNNNNNNNNNNNNNNNNNNNNNNNNNNNNNNNNNNNNNNNNNNNNNNNNNNNNNNNNNNNNNNNNNNNNNNNNNNNNNNNNNNNNNNNNNNNNNNNNNNNNNNNNNNNNNNNNNNNNNNNNNNNNNNNNNNNNNNNNNNNNNNNNNNNNNNNNNNNNNNNNNNNNNNNNNNNNNNNNNNNNNNNNNNNNNNNNNNNNNNNNNNNNNNNNNNNNNNNNNNNNNNNNNNNNNNNNNNNNNNNNNNNNNNNNNNNNNNNNNNNNNNNNNNNNNNNNNNNNNNNNNNNNNNNNNNNNNNNNNNNNNNNNNNNNNNNNNNNNNNNNNNNNNNNNNNNNNNNNNNNNNNNNNNNNNNNNNNNNNNNNNNNNNNNNNNNNNNNNNNNNNNNNNNNNNNNNNNNNNNNNNNNNNNNNNNNNNNNNNNNNNNNNNNNNNNNNNNNNNNNNNNNNNNNNNNNNNNNNNNNNNNNNNNNNNNNNNNNNNNNNNNNNNNNNNNNNNNNNNNNNNNNNNNNNNNNNNNNNNNNNNNNNNNNNNNNNNNNNNNNNNNNNNNNNNNNNNNNNNNNNNNNNNNNNNNNNNNNNNNNNNNNNNNNNNNNNNNNNNNNNNNNNNNNNNNNNNNNNNNNNNNNNNNNNNNNNNNNNNNNNNNNNNNNNNNNNNNNNNNNNNNNNNNNNNNNNNNNNNNNNNNNNNNNNNNNNNNNNNNNNNNNNNNNNNNNNNNNNNNNNNNNNNNNNNNNNNNNNNNNNNNNNNNNNNNNNNNNNNNNNNNNNNNNNNNNNNNNNNNNNNNNNNNNNNNNNNNNNNNNNNNNNNNNNNNNNNNNNNNNNNNNNNNNNNNNNNNNNNNNNNNNNNNNNNNNNNNNNNNNNNNNNNNNNNNNNNNNNNNNNNNNNNNNNNNNNNNNNNNNNNNNNNNNNNNNNNNNNNNNNNNNNNNNNNNNNNNNNNNNNNNNNNNNNNNNNNNNNNNNNNNNNNNNNNNNNNNNNNNNNNNNNNNNNNNNNNNNNNggggctaaggatctcctattactccttctcgagctattatctagcctaagatcttaagtgatggatttactctactaaatacaaataaaaactaaacacaagatttgctagcaaattagagagaacaagcaataagcaagcaagagaatcaatgaagtgcaaaaggcctatggatgtggatccccttgaggggttatcatgcaacatggatgatgatttaaagatgcaagggtaaattggaccatgagattccaagattagaacaacccccaATTTCTC is a genomic window containing:
- the LOC120278498 gene encoding uncharacterized mitochondrial protein AtMg00810-like, producing MYVDGIILSSDNVQEIQETKQHLQKTLVTKDLGPLHYFLGIEVAKIKKGVVLSQKKYVLDLLRETGILEAKPTSIPMDPKVHLNEKSTDLIDARQYRALVGKLLNVTITRPDISGCRKDKSVHKKAYKAHWDPAMMVLRYL
- the LOC120279549 gene encoding uncharacterized protein LOC120279549 — protein: MPVVLRLSLPFHELGKPTAFKSISHKHNLHLRLPSLPSCFLRKDLWHLRCVTQDGFSLPDWGPENSKRAKSQDDSNNYTNGVDDIKRQLEEVFDNVKTMIKMGNKGDALDLLQANCEVVKEQLKAGFKGIEQAALLDVLALGYMGIGEFKIAERLLQLLNELVSSLNDGLPLVDTILIHMGSMYTILRMFDNALLVYERGLKIIEKECGNKSRFLITPLLGMAKTSILIGRPSKAITIYQRSVDILELVRGPDSEELVIPLFSLGNIFISEGRAADAESCFSRILNIYEIAYGENDGRVGVALCSLAHAKCAKGNLDEAICLYKKGLQVIKDTNYVDLDDDILENLRIDLAELLHLSGR